One Nitrosopumilus sp. genomic region harbors:
- a CDS encoding 30S ribosomal protein S13 produces the protein MSSQEYRHIVRIVGNDIPGERKIIVGLTKIKGIGYNFATAILDTLNIDTNSHIGNLTEENVQAIEKLITDPIAGNFPSWFINRRKDIETGTDLHLLTSDIPFTLRNDIERERIVASWRGYRHLNGLKVRGQRTRTSGRKGGAVGVAKAGGQAAPTKDSSGGSPAAPTAAAPTTAAAAPAAEKKEAPAEKAK, from the coding sequence TTGAGTAGTCAGGAATACAGACACATTGTAAGGATTGTGGGTAACGATATCCCAGGAGAGAGAAAGATAATCGTAGGTCTTACTAAAATCAAAGGCATTGGCTATAATTTTGCCACTGCAATTCTTGACACCCTAAATATTGACACAAATTCCCACATAGGAAATTTGACAGAAGAGAATGTTCAAGCTATTGAAAAATTAATTACAGATCCAATTGCAGGAAATTTTCCTTCATGGTTTATCAACAGAAGAAAAGATATTGAAACAGGAACGGATTTACATTTACTTACATCAGATATTCCATTTACTTTAAGAAATGATATTGAAAGAGAAAGAATAGTTGCTAGTTGGAGAGGTTATCGTCACCTTAATGGATTAAAAGTTAGAGGACAGCGAACTAGAACATCAGGTAGAAAGGGTGGAGCAGTAGGTGTAGCTAAAGCTGGTGGACAAGCAGCTCCTACAAAAGATTCTTCTGGTGGATCTCCAGCAGCACCAACGGCAGCAGCACCAACTACAGCAGCCGCAGCTCCAGCAGCTGAAAAGAAAGAAGCTCCAGCGGAGAAAGCTAAATAG
- a CDS encoding 30S ribosomal protein S4 has product MGDPKYPRRVWRKPKRPLNYELKMEELKTLGTFGLRTKRELWKAHTELSRVRHQARSLLALGQEIREEKEPILMKSLARIGLVSGDASLDDVLNLTPNDLLSRRLQTIVTKKLGFKTPYQARQAVIHGHIMIGERRVNIPSYIVTVAEENNIHFSPESKIPQMLEKTKEEPVVEAPAEEVEGAETPVAETPAKTATKDESSSTE; this is encoded by the coding sequence ATGGGAGATCCTAAATATCCACGAAGAGTTTGGAGAAAACCAAAAAGACCACTTAATTATGAATTAAAAATGGAAGAGTTGAAAACTCTTGGAACATTTGGATTAAGAACTAAAAGAGAATTATGGAAAGCACATACTGAATTATCTAGAGTTAGACATCAAGCAAGATCATTACTTGCATTAGGACAAGAAATCAGAGAAGAAAAAGAACCAATATTAATGAAATCACTTGCACGAATTGGATTAGTTAGTGGTGATGCATCATTAGACGATGTGTTGAATTTGACTCCAAATGATTTACTTTCTCGTAGATTACAGACTATTGTAACAAAGAAACTTGGATTTAAAACACCTTATCAAGCAAGACAAGCAGTAATTCATGGTCATATTATGATTGGAGAAAGAAGAGTAAACATTCCATCATATATTGTGACTGTTGCAGAAGAAAACAATATTCATTTTTCACCTGAATCAAAAATTCCTCAAATGTTAGAAAAAACAAAAGAGGAGCCTGTTGTTGAGGCTCCAGCTGAGGAAGTCGAAGGTGCTGAGACTCCTGTAGCAGAGACTCCAGCAAAAACAGCAACAAAAGATGAAAGTTCTTCAACAGAATAA
- the glmS gene encoding glutamine--fructose-6-phosphate transaminase (isomerizing) codes for MCSIIGYYGNDIAAPIIVKGLKRMEYRGYDSVGVATESNNQIELKKGTGKVNEVNLKVKLDSLPGKIGIGHTRWATHGKVTDVNAHPHPSNSGKIAIVHNGIIENYQELKKELESKGYVFKSETDSEIIANLLQKNYEESNDVKETIIKTVAELKGHYAFVAMFENGQLAAAKFHEPLIIGVGQSDFFLSSDVLGFIEYTDDAIYMENENFVILDKNKFQILDFNGKHAKYGITKVSKEFGDAYKGDYAHFTLKEIYEQHETILKAGEKTTKAIEQTADYMKHAKNIYVTGSGTSYNSALIAKQIFSKYAKIKIDTIMSSELQFSPDSIEENSILVAISQSGESADVLEAVKIAKQANCKIIAIVNLLTSSLAREADVIIGMNCGPEIGVAATKSFTSQLVIIYKIVEKLMSITIDFDKISQTVSKTLENPKKIQQIAKELKDISDIYILGRGMHYPIAIEAALKLKELTYIHAEGIAGGELKHGPLALMDSNVFVVIINPNDSTYADTLTSAREIKARNAKIIGISDIESDVYDYWIEIPKTDELTYPISEIIPIQLLSYYAALEKDTDPDYPRNLAKSVTVK; via the coding sequence ATGTGTTCAATAATTGGATATTATGGAAACGATATTGCGGCCCCAATTATAGTAAAGGGGCTAAAACGAATGGAATATCGTGGATATGATAGTGTTGGAGTAGCAACAGAATCAAACAATCAAATCGAGTTAAAGAAAGGAACAGGTAAAGTAAATGAAGTAAATCTCAAAGTAAAATTAGATTCTCTTCCAGGAAAGATAGGAATTGGCCACACCAGATGGGCAACACATGGAAAAGTTACAGATGTAAATGCACATCCACATCCTAGCAATTCAGGAAAAATTGCAATAGTGCATAATGGAATAATAGAAAATTACCAAGAGCTAAAAAAAGAGTTAGAAAGTAAGGGATATGTTTTCAAAAGCGAAACAGATAGCGAAATAATTGCTAATTTACTCCAGAAAAATTATGAAGAAAGTAACGATGTTAAAGAAACAATAATTAAAACAGTTGCAGAACTAAAAGGTCATTATGCATTTGTAGCAATGTTTGAGAATGGGCAACTTGCAGCTGCAAAATTTCATGAGCCACTAATTATTGGAGTAGGACAAAGTGATTTCTTTTTGTCAAGTGATGTATTGGGATTTATTGAATACACAGATGATGCAATTTACATGGAAAATGAAAATTTTGTAATTTTAGACAAAAATAAATTTCAAATTTTAGATTTTAATGGAAAACATGCAAAGTATGGGATTACCAAAGTCTCAAAAGAATTTGGAGATGCATACAAAGGAGACTATGCACATTTCACATTAAAGGAAATTTATGAACAACATGAGACAATACTAAAAGCTGGAGAAAAAACAACAAAGGCAATAGAGCAAACTGCGGATTATATGAAACATGCTAAAAACATCTATGTAACAGGAAGTGGAACTAGTTATAATTCAGCATTAATTGCCAAACAAATTTTTTCAAAGTATGCCAAAATCAAAATAGACACTATAATGTCAAGTGAGCTACAATTTTCCCCTGACAGCATAGAAGAGAATTCAATACTTGTTGCCATTTCTCAAAGCGGTGAAAGTGCAGATGTGCTTGAGGCTGTAAAGATTGCAAAACAGGCAAATTGTAAGATCATTGCAATTGTAAATCTGTTAACATCATCTCTTGCAAGAGAGGCAGATGTTATAATTGGCATGAACTGTGGGCCTGAGATAGGGGTTGCCGCCACAAAAAGTTTTACTTCACAGCTAGTCATCATCTATAAAATTGTTGAAAAATTAATGAGTATAACCATAGATTTTGATAAAATATCTCAAACAGTTTCAAAAACGTTAGAAAACCCAAAAAAAATTCAGCAAATTGCAAAGGAGCTCAAAGACATTTCAGATATTTATATTCTGGGCAGAGGGATGCACTATCCAATTGCTATTGAGGCAGCTTTGAAATTAAAAGAATTAACATACATTCATGCTGAAGGAATTGCAGGGGGGGAATTAAAACACGGTCCACTGGCATTAATGGACTCAAATGTGTTTGTAGTGATTATCAATCCAAATGATTCGACTTATGCAGATACCCTAACTAGTGCAAGAGAAATTAAAGCACGTAATGCAAAAATTATTGGAATTTCAGACATTGAAAGTGATGTGTATGATTATTGGATAGAAATTCCAAAAACAGATGAGCTGACATATCCAATTTCAGAGATAATTCCTATTCAGTTATTATCGTATTATGCTGCATTAGAGAAAGATACAGATCCAGATTATCCAAGAAATCTTGCAAAATCAGTTACTGTGAAGTAA